The Salvia miltiorrhiza cultivar Shanhuang (shh) chromosome 1, IMPLAD_Smil_shh, whole genome shotgun sequence genome has a window encoding:
- the LOC131006374 gene encoding DNA excision repair protein ERCC-1-like, which translates to MENRGDPEQQKQNNASFVVKIPSYEEVVESSQPKSQSLFKPSSSFSQAFNFIKNTEFYTTPPSAPVAQSSKDAPSSSQGSHPRQTIHSEAPSTSVSSAGANRNAIIVSHRQHIRNVRWVFADVVCDYLLGHNACALYLSLRYHLLHPDYLYFRIRELQKNFKLRVVLCHVDVEDVVKPLLEVTKTALLHDCTLLCAWSLEECGRYLETIKVYENKPADLIQGQMDMDYISRLNHALTSIRHVNKTDVVTLGSTFGSLSNIMDASMEDLARCPGIGERKVRRLYDTFHEPFKRAVPNPAAPVAENPIASVSERNEEVKENQETSREHKKEEEISVRSALKAAFAKYSGTRGSKRKAAVQAETEEDAADTRRTNDGEEVRAVNESSS; encoded by the exons ATGGAAAACAGAGGTGATCCTGAGCAGCAGAAACAGAATAATGCATCATTTGTTGTGAAAATACCTTCATATGAAGAGGTGGTTGAGAGCTCCCAACCTAAGTCGCAATCTTTATTCAAGCCTTCCTCCTCCTTTTCGCAAGCTTTCAATTTTATCAAAAACACTGAATTTTACACCACCCCGCCGTCTGCACCAGTGGCTCAGTCCTCCAAAGATGCCCCTTCATCCTCTCAAGGATCCCATCCAAG GCAAACCATTCATTCTGAAGCTCCATCCACTTCAGTTTCATCAGCTGGTGCAAATCGGAATGCCATCATCGTAAGCCATAGACAG CATATAAGGAATGTTCGATGGGTTTTCGCTGATGTTGTTTGCGACTACTTGTTGGGCCATAATGCTTGTGCACTTTATTTGAG TCTTCGTTATCATCTTCTACATCCAGATTATCTGTATTTTCGGATAAGGGAACTGCAGAAGAATTTCAAGCTTCGCGTCGTATTGTGCCATGTTGATGTG GAAGATGTTGTTAAGCCTCTACTTGAAGTCACAAAAACAGCACTACTCCATGACTGCACTCTTTTATGTGCTTGGAG CTTGGAAGAGTGTGGTCGGTACCTGGAGACCattaaagtttatgaaaataaaCCTGCCGATCTTATTCAGGGACAGATGGATATGGACTACATTTCACGG TTAAACCATGCACTCACATCAATCCGGCATGTTAACAAGACAGATGTTGTTACTCTTGGATCTACATTCGGG TCTCTTTCCAATATCATGGACGCATCAATGGAAGATCTTGCCCGTTGCCCGGGCATAGGAGAAAGAAAG GTCAGACGCTTGTACGATACTTTCCATGAGCCGTTCAAGCGCGCAGTTCCTAACCCTGCTGCGCCCGTTGCTGAAAATCCTATCGCGTCTGTAAGTGAAAGAAACGAGGAAGTTAAGGAGAATCAAGAGACGAGCAGAGAGCataagaaagaagaagagatcAGCGTAAGATCTGCCCTGAAGGCAGCGTTTGCCAAGTACTCCGGCACCAGGGGAAGCAAGAGGAAGGCAGCAGTGCAGGCGGAAACGGAGGAGGATGCAGCCGACACCCGACGAACCAACGACGGTGAAGAAG ttagggctgtaaacgagtcgAGCTCCTAG
- the LOC131014090 gene encoding probable leucine-rich repeat receptor-like protein kinase At5g63930, producing MNNFGGNVPREIGNITQLKELYLHQNNLKGDIPKEIGYLNYLEVLSMSDNNLNGRLPRQLWNVTTLRELNIANISLSGGIPKEIDNLNNLEILDMRGNNLSGPFPRQILNITSLRELYLGGASLNGMSALLFKPKL from the exons ATGAACAACTTTGGTGGAAATGTCCCTCGAGAAATTGGGAACATCACACAGCTTAAGGAATTATACCTTCACCAGAACAATTTGAAAG GTGATATTCCGAAAGAGATTGGTTATCTTAATTATTTAGAGGTATTGAGCATGAGCGACAACAATCTCAATGGACGATTACCAAGACAACTTTGGAATGTCACGACTCTTCGTGAATTAAACATTGCCAACATCTCTTTAAGTG GTGGTATTCCGAAAGAGATTGATAATCTTAATAATCTAGAGATATTAGACATGAGAGGAAACAATCTTAGTGGACCATTTCCAAGACAAATCTTGAACATCACAAGTCTCCGTGAACTATACCTTGGTGGCGCCTCTTTAAATGGTATGTCTGCACTactctttaagccaaaactttaG
- the LOC131014074 gene encoding uncharacterized protein LOC131014074, protein MVQSAGKNTRIVLHSVGSLPRLFYFIHKINISLPQFPKPKTNSSSPFSHIQLSSPRRNSPLLAIRPLLPSCSSRRATVKTGTAVSTLGSPSPFPLSTEPRGRSGSRPRPWSSATAPCRHPPHLLPPVSTQALISPDHRHGTAAANGCPEPGTTVVNGCLKELAMTVFRLPVFFKQRDSLFYPAWAFALPIWVLCIPIFVVECALWIIFTYYTIGFALSPVRFFKQLLAFIGVHQMALSLFRFIAVVGRTQVVANTFGTFCWCLCWQALLLQRMISKIG, encoded by the exons ATGGTGCAGAGTGCAGGGAAGAACACTCGCATTGTTCTCCACTCAGTTGGATCGTTGCCGCG attattttattttatacacaAAATCAATATTTCTCTCCCTCAATTCCCTAAACCTAAAACCAATTCCTCTTCCCCATTTTCTCACATCCAACTCTCCTCTCCTCGCCGCAATTCGCCGCTCCTAGCAATCCGCCCACTCCTCCCTTCCTGCAGTTCCCGGCGAGCAACGGTGAAGACCGGCACCGCCGTCTCAACCCTCGGTTCTCCGTCGCCCTTCCCCCTATCTACAGAACCCCGCGGCCGCAGTGGCTCAAGACCACGGCCATGGTCGTCCGCCACCGCGCCGTGCCGGCACCCTCCGCATCTCCTCCCTCCCGTCTCCACACAAGCTCTCATTTCCCCCGACCACAGACATGGCACAGCCGCCGCCAATGGCTGCCCCGAGCCTGGCACCACCGTCGTCAATGGGTGTCTCAAG GAGCTTGCAATGACAGTTTTTAGGCTTCCTGTGTTTTTCAAGCAGAGGGACAGTCTATTCTACCCAGCTTGGGCCTTCGCGTTGCCAATTTGGGTGCTTTGTATTCCCATCTTTGTCGTGGAGTGTGCATTGTGGATCATCTTCACCTACTACACCATTGGATTTGCACTTTCTCCTGTTAG GTTCTTCAAACAACTGTTGGCCTTCATTGGGGTGCATCAGATGGCTCTCTCCCTCTTCCGTTTCATTGCTGTAGTAGGAAGAACTCAAGTCGTTGCAAACACATTTGGAACTTTCTGTTGGTGTTTGTGTTGGCAGGCTTTGTTGTTGCAAAGG ATGATATCCAAGATTGGATGA
- the LOC131014081 gene encoding receptor like protein 22-like, whose translation MEALPNLQVLILKSNKFDGNMSLASRSNLPFQKLQVLDISDNEFVGSLPQTYFKNFRAMMDVKENKTDLITSIDYFLRYVEMRITLKGLDQLLKRLLEDFTIIDLSSNKFSGTIPRFIGNLNSLRYLNLSHNNLMGHIPASLGNISVLESLDLSSNKLDGRIPSELTRLCGVPLTRKCNEENGQQMRPKEEDDKDDEYGFIDGFGWRSVVMGYGSGIIVGIGIGCWIIRFGRPRWLVEFFFGVGYTYKKKKKKKKKTRKRATPTQRRS comes from the exons ATGGAAGCTCTTCCTAATCTTCAAGTACTTATATTGAAGTCCAACAAGTTTGATGGTAACATGTCGTTGGCTTCACGAAGCAACCTTCCATTTCAAAAGTTGCAAGTTTTAGATATATCTGACAATGAATTTGTGGGGTCTCTCCCTCAAACATATTTCAAGAACTTTAGAGCAATGATGGATGTGAAGGAAAATAAGACAGATCTAATTACAAgtattgattattttctaagGTATGTGGAGATGAGAATCACCTTGAAAGGCTTGGATCAGTTATTGAAGAGATTGTTGGAAGACTTTACAATCATTGACTTATCCTCCAATAAATTCTCTGGGACTATTCCACGTTTCATAGGTAATCTTAATTCTTTGAGATACTTGAATTTGTCGCACAATAATCTCATGGGACACATACCTGCATCTCTTGGAAATATAAGTGTGCTTGAATCATTGGACTTGTCATCGAACAAATTGGATGGAAGAATTCCAAGTGAATTGACGAG ATTGTGTGGAGTTCCGTTGACGAGAAAATGCAACGAGGAGAATGGGCAGCAGATGCGGCCAAAAGAAGAAGATGACAAAGATGATGAGTATGGATTTATAGATGGATTTGGATGGAGAAGTGTGGTGATGGGATATGGAAGTGGAATCAtagttggaattggaattggttGTTGGATTATTCGATTTGGAAGGCCAAGATGGTTGGTGGAATTCTTTTTTGGCGTCGGATATACatacaagaagaagaagaagaagaagaagaagacaaggaAGAGAGCTACTCCAACACAGAGGAGAAGTTGA